In Brevibacillus brevis NBRC 100599, a single genomic region encodes these proteins:
- a CDS encoding DUF6492 family protein yields MTHSAKSTFNSSIKIDVLIPAIEKDLGTLPYVIDSIRKQVKHPVGKIMVVSPPSKRIQALCRRKNCTFINERRVLPITKKDIHYQTKRTNRSGWLLQQLLKLAGGNLTKQRYYLVIDADTILIRPHVFLANGKTVFYCRNWSRPEYFRTYRKLMGAKPTASRSFVAHYMLFDKSKLSRLKSKIEARHKTRWYWAIIKKTNKQSYAGFSEFETYGNFVKAHYPGHLVVRSSLNKSLSSKPASLTRKRTIRLAQKYRSISFHKRGWYIRKKKSARKMKR; encoded by the coding sequence TTGACACATTCAGCGAAAAGCACCTTCAACAGCTCTATTAAAATTGATGTCCTGATCCCCGCTATTGAGAAAGACCTCGGCACTCTTCCCTATGTCATTGACAGCATCCGTAAGCAAGTGAAGCATCCTGTCGGTAAGATCATGGTTGTATCGCCACCAAGCAAACGAATTCAAGCCCTCTGCCGTCGTAAAAACTGCACCTTCATCAATGAAAGACGCGTCCTTCCAATTACAAAAAAAGACATTCACTACCAGACCAAACGCACCAATCGCTCAGGCTGGCTGCTCCAACAATTGTTGAAGCTGGCAGGAGGAAACTTGACCAAGCAAAGGTATTATCTTGTGATTGACGCCGACACCATTCTCATCCGACCTCATGTCTTTCTCGCCAATGGGAAAACTGTTTTTTACTGCCGTAACTGGAGTCGTCCCGAGTATTTTCGCACCTATAGGAAATTAATGGGGGCCAAACCAACCGCTTCGCGCTCTTTCGTTGCCCACTATATGCTGTTCGACAAATCGAAGCTCTCCCGACTGAAGTCTAAAATTGAAGCTAGGCATAAGACTAGATGGTACTGGGCGATTATCAAGAAGACCAACAAGCAGAGTTATGCTGGCTTCTCCGAGTTCGAAACTTATGGTAACTTCGTGAAAGCTCACTACCCCGGTCATCTGGTTGTAAGAAGTTCCCTTAACAAAAGCTTATCTTCAAAACCAGCATCACTCACTCGCAAACGAACCATCAGACTGGCTCAGAAATACAGGTCCATCTCCTTTCATAAACGCGGCTGGTATATCCGGAAGAAGAAGAGCGCGAGAAAAATGAAGCGCTGA